The Desulfoscipio gibsoniae DSM 7213 genome contains a region encoding:
- a CDS encoding MarR family winged helix-turn-helix transcriptional regulator, with protein sequence MSSNIDIYEFILDNIRKIVVPEELITLELSISRFELLALMLSEKHQTVTMSNLAQGMSVPMSTATGIVDRLVKKGLLKRGRSEEDRRVVTVSLTDNGKTLVEDLKKHFHDFLNRIRSLITKEEFDMAVQLIRKVVLGFQKSETNSDKKPGQYRRNIEIE encoded by the coding sequence TTGAGCAGCAATATCGATATATACGAATTTATACTGGATAATATTCGGAAGATTGTTGTACCTGAAGAGCTCATTACCTTAGAACTGTCTATATCCAGGTTTGAGCTTTTAGCCTTAATGCTCTCCGAGAAGCATCAAACTGTCACCATGAGCAACCTGGCCCAGGGTATGTCTGTGCCTATGAGTACAGCCACCGGGATTGTCGACCGCCTGGTTAAAAAAGGACTGTTAAAAAGAGGCAGGAGTGAAGAAGATCGTAGGGTCGTGACCGTATCCCTAACGGACAACGGCAAAACTTTAGTTGAGGATTTAAAAAAACATTTCCATGATTTTCTTAACAGGATACGAAGTCTAATCACCAAAGAAGAATTTGATATGGCTGTGCAATTAATTCGAAAAGTAGTTCTGGGATTCCAAAAAAGTGAAACGAACTCCGATAAAAAACCGGGCCAATACAGAAGAAACATCGAAATAGAATAA
- a CDS encoding ArsA family ATPase yields the protein MRVILYTGKGGVGKTSLAAATAIASAASGKRTIVVSTDAAYSLGDSFDLGLNDEPVKIRENLWAQEISALFSAEKSWGKVQEYLSALLISQNIKDITEEELVVFPGLEELFSMLEILNHCREGKYDVLIVDCAPTGETLRLLSFPEVLKWWLEKIFPVEKLLLKIARPISKPLFGVPLPGDDTMDSIAELFQQLREMHEVLTDQEVTSVRIVVNPEKMVIREAERSFMYLNLYGFNTDAVIVNRLLPSVNLGQYFEKWGEIHHTYLRYIKDQFNPVPIFTVPLFMEEVTGFEALEIMGRECFGENPPEQFFFHGQSQKISQTVDGYVLEMALPFVEKGAISLSQKGDELTVRVGDYKRNVFLPRKLLGRDAIGAKLEDDALKIRFGGVKNDKQRL from the coding sequence ATGAGGGTTATTCTTTACACAGGAAAAGGCGGTGTCGGCAAGACCAGTTTGGCCGCAGCAACAGCTATCGCTTCCGCTGCGTCGGGAAAAAGAACAATTGTGGTCAGCACGGATGCCGCATACAGCCTTGGAGATTCTTTTGACCTGGGATTAAACGATGAGCCGGTCAAAATACGAGAGAACTTATGGGCCCAGGAAATAAGCGCCCTGTTCAGCGCGGAGAAGAGTTGGGGTAAGGTGCAGGAGTACCTTTCGGCACTGCTCATATCTCAAAACATAAAAGACATTACTGAGGAGGAACTGGTTGTTTTCCCGGGTTTGGAAGAACTGTTTAGCATGCTTGAAATCCTTAACCATTGCAGGGAAGGGAAATACGATGTTTTGATTGTTGACTGCGCCCCCACGGGCGAAACCCTCAGGTTGCTTAGTTTTCCCGAGGTCCTTAAGTGGTGGCTGGAAAAGATATTCCCGGTTGAAAAACTCCTACTTAAAATAGCCCGCCCCATATCCAAGCCGTTGTTTGGAGTACCCCTGCCGGGTGATGATACCATGGACAGTATTGCGGAGTTGTTTCAACAACTCAGGGAAATGCACGAGGTGTTGACCGACCAGGAGGTGACTTCCGTCAGGATCGTGGTAAATCCCGAGAAAATGGTCATCAGGGAAGCCGAAAGGAGCTTCATGTATTTGAACTTGTATGGTTTCAATACCGACGCCGTGATCGTTAACCGGTTGCTGCCTTCGGTGAACCTGGGACAGTATTTCGAAAAATGGGGAGAAATACACCATACCTACCTCCGGTACATCAAAGACCAGTTCAACCCGGTGCCTATTTTCACAGTGCCGTTGTTCATGGAGGAAGTTACGGGTTTTGAAGCCCTTGAAATAATGGGCAGAGAGTGTTTTGGAGAAAATCCTCCCGAACAGTTCTTTTTCCACGGGCAATCACAGAAGATAAGCCAGACTGTTGACGGATATGTATTGGAAATGGCGCTGCCCTTTGTGGAGAAAGGGGCTATCTCACTGTCCCAGAAGGGAGATGAACTTACCGTCAGGGTGGGCGATTACAAGCGAAATGTGTTTTTGCCCCGTAAACTTCTGGGACGGGACGCAATAGGGGCAAAACTGGAGGACGATGCACTGAAAATAAGGTTTGGGGGTGTAAAAAATGACAAACAGAGACTGTGA
- the mntA gene encoding type VII toxin-antitoxin system MntA family adenylyltransferase antitoxin produces the protein MYRFKKIEHNVMEYIPLLIEKMRIDGDIVAIFLFGSYAEGKQTPVSDIDLAVLVDGDFPPSRYFEKELELLAIITSLLKTDEVDLVILNHAPPALSYRILSKGQYSLVNLLGNSVWRKRNYHNEKSGKGCSLLV, from the coding sequence TTGTATCGTTTTAAAAAGATAGAACATAACGTCATGGAATATATTCCGTTGCTGATTGAAAAAATGAGAATTGACGGGGATATTGTAGCCATTTTTCTTTTTGGGTCATACGCGGAGGGAAAACAGACTCCCGTCAGCGATATTGACCTGGCGGTTCTTGTCGACGGTGACTTTCCCCCTAGCCGTTATTTTGAAAAAGAGTTAGAATTGCTTGCCATAATAACATCATTACTTAAAACAGATGAAGTAGATCTGGTAATTCTGAATCATGCTCCACCAGCCCTTTCTTACCGGATATTGAGTAAGGGGCAATACTCTCTCGTCAATTTATTGGGCAATTCCGTTTGGCGAAAAAGAAATTACCACAATGAAAAATCAGGCAAGGGATGTTCTCTCTTGGTTTGA
- a CDS encoding DUF4342 domain-containing protein, whose amino-acid sequence MATIEQVEKLIEKANVTYDEAKTALEASGNDLLDALIYLERNGKVQPPPNGGYYNSKNQAEPEKESFGTSREKNTENGKTFTGIVNKFFKWCGYIISKGNENSFEVRRNGKYVIAVPVTILVLFLIFAFWFIVPLVVIGLFFGYRYVFKGPDLEKTDVNRVMGTAADAAENLKKEIIEGRKSQ is encoded by the coding sequence ATGGCTACCATTGAACAAGTTGAAAAATTAATAGAAAAGGCAAACGTTACATACGACGAAGCAAAAACCGCGCTGGAAGCTTCAGGTAACGATCTCCTTGACGCGTTGATCTATTTGGAGCGCAACGGTAAAGTTCAGCCGCCACCAAACGGCGGTTATTACAATTCAAAGAATCAAGCTGAACCGGAAAAAGAAAGTTTCGGCACCAGCCGGGAAAAGAACACGGAAAACGGTAAAACATTTACCGGTATAGTAAATAAATTTTTTAAATGGTGCGGCTACATAATCTCCAAAGGTAATGAAAACTCATTTGAGGTTAGGCGAAATGGCAAATACGTGATTGCCGTACCGGTAACTATTCTCGTACTGTTTTTAATCTTTGCTTTTTGGTTTATTGTTCCACTTGTTGTAATTGGTTTGTTTTTTGGCTACCGCTACGTATTTAAAGGCCCTGATCTTGAGAAAACAGATGTAAACCGTGTAATGGGCACTGCCGCCGATGCTGCCGAAAACTTGAAAAAAGAAATTATAGAGGGTCGTAAATCTCAATAG
- a CDS encoding response regulator transcription factor, which produces MNEKILLIEDEEKLARFIEMELLYEGYKVEKAYDGRIGLDLALAGSFDIVILDIMLPGLNGMEVLRRIRRSSSMPVIMLTARDTTVDKVTGLDSGADDYLTKPFAIEELLARIRNALRKKVNVTMVKSLSACGLTLDIERHLAAVNNVAIELTKKEFSLLQFLLENKGIVLTRETLLEKVWGFDYTGDTNTIDVYVRYLRSKIDEPFGIKLIHTVRGVGYVIRDE; this is translated from the coding sequence ATGAATGAGAAGATTCTCCTCATTGAAGATGAGGAAAAACTAGCCCGGTTTATTGAGATGGAGCTATTATACGAAGGATATAAAGTGGAAAAAGCTTACGACGGCCGAATTGGTTTGGATTTGGCTTTGGCCGGCTCCTTTGACATTGTGATCCTGGACATTATGCTGCCCGGCTTGAACGGCATGGAGGTACTTCGGCGTATTCGCAGAAGTTCCTCCATGCCGGTTATAATGTTGACTGCCCGTGATACCACCGTGGATAAGGTCACGGGCTTGGATAGCGGCGCGGATGATTATCTGACCAAACCTTTTGCCATAGAAGAACTGCTGGCGCGAATTCGTAACGCATTGCGGAAAAAAGTGAACGTAACGATGGTCAAAAGCTTATCCGCTTGTGGTCTCACCCTGGATATAGAACGACATTTGGCGGCGGTAAACAATGTTGCTATAGAGTTAACCAAAAAGGAATTTAGCCTGCTGCAATTTCTCCTTGAAAATAAAGGAATTGTTTTAACCCGTGAAACTTTACTGGAGAAAGTATGGGGTTTTGACTATACGGGAGATACAAATACCATAGACGTTTATGTCCGTTATTTACGTTCTAAGATTGATGAACCTTTCGGGATCAAACTTATTCACACCGTCCGTGGAGTGGGGTATGTGATTAGAGATGAATGA
- a CDS encoding sensor histidine kinase — MNETKKVNSSLVFKLNTWHLSQVFLSFLWINIIMLSLFAGVLGYRAESYLANAAKTMAEQDYIIEEKPEGVKLPKILNVPFPEHMRGAIRQVITEPGTDSFGENLDGIKYRVWVALPDQGSYYAVEYNIGDYLSVFLPALFVTMIFELLFFAGSIGKGAKAMKRALQPIADLTQSAKNINTTQTAQPIAQLRDLTGTIDTINATDLDTRISISSDQNELKDLAGAINGMLDRINEAYRSQIRFVSDASHELRTPIAVIQGYANLLDRWGKNDEEALQESIEAIKSEADNMKDLVEQLLFLARGDNDSMQLSMEEINLSELVAEIMRETVMIDPNHEFKSKTDSNVYTIGDIQLIKQAIRIFIDNSVKYTPYDGAISVTTSRDGDYAKVVVQDTGIGIPPQDIPHVFDRFFRADDSRARKTGGTGLGLSIAKWIIDRHRGTVEILSRKDIGTRIIISLPVIAPPSAWSKLQTGK, encoded by the coding sequence ATGAATGAAACTAAAAAGGTTAATTCTTCACTGGTTTTTAAACTTAACACCTGGCATCTATCACAGGTGTTTTTGAGTTTCTTATGGATCAATATTATTATGCTCTCGCTCTTTGCAGGAGTGCTTGGATATCGCGCTGAGTCATATTTAGCTAACGCGGCTAAAACAATGGCGGAGCAAGACTACATTATTGAAGAAAAACCAGAGGGCGTCAAATTGCCCAAGATATTAAATGTCCCATTCCCGGAACATATGCGGGGAGCAATTCGGCAAGTTATTACCGAGCCCGGTACAGATTCCTTTGGGGAAAATCTTGACGGCATTAAATACAGGGTTTGGGTTGCTTTGCCTGATCAGGGCTCATATTATGCCGTAGAGTACAACATAGGAGATTACCTGTCGGTATTCTTGCCGGCTTTATTTGTAACAATGATTTTTGAACTCTTGTTTTTTGCCGGCAGCATTGGTAAAGGAGCAAAAGCGATGAAACGTGCTCTCCAGCCGATTGCTGATTTAACTCAAAGTGCAAAAAACATCAATACAACCCAAACCGCTCAGCCCATTGCACAACTGCGCGACTTAACAGGAACAATCGATACAATAAATGCCACAGATTTGGACACGAGAATATCAATCAGCTCAGATCAAAACGAGTTAAAGGATTTAGCAGGTGCGATAAACGGTATGCTCGACCGCATTAACGAAGCATATCGTTCGCAGATACGCTTTGTATCTGATGCTTCCCATGAATTACGTACGCCTATTGCGGTCATCCAGGGATATGCCAATCTCTTGGACCGATGGGGAAAGAATGACGAAGAAGCTCTCCAGGAATCCATTGAAGCAATTAAAAGCGAAGCAGACAACATGAAGGACTTGGTGGAACAGTTGCTCTTCCTTGCCAGAGGTGATAATGATTCGATGCAGCTTAGTATGGAGGAAATTAACCTTAGCGAGCTTGTAGCGGAAATAATGCGTGAAACGGTTATGATAGACCCCAATCATGAGTTTAAATCAAAGACTGATAGCAACGTTTATACTATAGGCGATATACAGCTGATCAAACAGGCGATCAGGATATTTATTGACAACAGTGTAAAGTACACTCCCTATGATGGTGCAATATCTGTCACTACGAGCCGTGACGGTGATTATGCAAAAGTAGTAGTCCAGGACACCGGTATTGGCATTCCTCCCCAGGATATCCCCCATGTATTCGATAGATTTTTTCGTGCTGATGATTCTCGTGCACGCAAGACAGGCGGCACAGGTCTTGGACTGTCAATCGCTAAATGGATAATTGACCGGCACCGGGGAACTGTCGAAATCTTAAGCCGCAAGGACATAGGCACAAGAATAATCATCTCATTGCCGGTAATTGCACCGCCTTCCGCGTGGTCCAAGCTACAGACTGGAAAATAG
- a CDS encoding response regulator transcription factor, with product MALILIVEDEMPINILINRNLKLVGHECISVYDGEGVLEIIQRYTFDLILLDIMLPKMNGYEVLETVKEMDIPVIFLTSKSSLSDRVKGLTLGADDYIVKPFEMLELQARVEAVLRRTNKEQKFFVLNNVRVDLDGRQAFLNNKLVDITPQEFDLLVVLIRNRNIALSRDKLLELAWGYDFEGDTRTVDVHITKLRKKLGLGNYIKTVYKLGYRLEVLD from the coding sequence ATGGCATTAATCTTAATTGTTGAGGATGAAATGCCTATTAATATTTTAATTAATAGAAATCTAAAACTAGTAGGTCATGAGTGTATATCTGTATACGATGGTGAAGGTGTGCTTGAAATTATACAAAGATACACTTTTGATTTAATATTATTGGATATAATGCTACCTAAAATGAATGGTTATGAAGTTTTAGAGACAGTAAAAGAAATGGACATACCCGTTATCTTTCTTACATCAAAGAGTTCTCTTTCAGACCGGGTTAAGGGTCTGACATTAGGTGCTGATGATTATATTGTGAAACCTTTTGAAATGTTAGAGTTACAAGCAAGAGTTGAAGCTGTGCTTCGTCGAACAAATAAGGAGCAAAAGTTTTTTGTACTGAATAATGTTCGAGTAGATTTAGATGGTCGACAAGCCTTTCTTAATAATAAATTGGTTGATATTACACCGCAAGAGTTCGATTTGCTGGTGGTTTTGATTCGAAACCGTAATATTGCTCTTTCACGCGATAAGCTATTGGAGCTGGCATGGGGTTATGATTTTGAAGGTGACACAAGAACGGTTGATGTTCATATCACAAAGTTAAGAAAAAAACTAGGTTTAGGTAATTACATAAAGACAGTATACAAATTGGGATATAGACTTGAGGTGTTAGATTGA
- a CDS encoding HAMP domain-containing sensor histidine kinase: MKFRTFIATFALFLIVFFSSLLFISVFIINNQMDIIKERGINEHYFISSSFGKDLMAIVDRGGNLGDAIEQLFNFYAEYYQKQGVYLELLSQGKIIYSNLPERSNKLTSYAIEPGIRKATFQNIGDSVYFKVVGELPGTDNRFSIQYLHDISGNLKAWQTTQRILLLVGIIFTIILAVSLQLILNRVFEPLDMVSMASRKIANGQYDNRIIVSGRHELAEMAESFNNMAEEIQRRITQLAEAFEQKQQFVDNLAHEIRTPLTSVYGFAEYIQKTTISDEEKMFAASYIMSESQYMLNISNRLLELATLRNQVIKMKVVDVNSLFEHSQKSLAAKLAENQISLKWKIDIDSTYGDKDLLQSLLVNFTDNAIKACNPGGIIVWNAYIENGCRVLSVQDNGWGIPQNEINKVTDPFYRVDKSRNRAKGGVGLGLSICEQIANCHNAVLSIESLPNVGTIVKLTFTSL, from the coding sequence TTGAAGTTTAGAACATTTATTGCAACCTTTGCCTTATTTTTAATAGTATTCTTCTCTAGTCTACTTTTTATTTCAGTTTTTATTATTAACAATCAGATGGATATTATAAAGGAGCGTGGAATAAATGAACATTACTTTATTTCATCATCTTTTGGTAAAGATCTCATGGCTATAGTTGACAGGGGAGGGAACTTAGGCGATGCAATAGAGCAGCTTTTTAATTTCTATGCAGAGTATTATCAAAAACAAGGTGTGTATTTAGAATTACTTTCCCAAGGAAAAATTATATATAGTAATTTACCAGAACGTTCAAATAAATTAACATCTTATGCTATTGAGCCCGGTATTAGAAAAGCCACTTTTCAAAATATAGGTGATAGTGTTTATTTTAAGGTCGTTGGAGAGTTGCCGGGAACAGATAATAGATTTAGCATCCAGTATCTTCACGATATTTCTGGCAATTTAAAAGCATGGCAGACAACACAGCGTATTTTATTGTTGGTTGGCATCATATTTACTATTATTTTAGCTGTAAGCCTTCAATTGATTCTCAATCGTGTCTTTGAACCACTAGATATGGTATCTATGGCATCAAGAAAAATTGCTAATGGACAATATGATAATCGTATTATCGTGTCTGGTCGTCATGAACTTGCTGAAATGGCAGAGAGTTTCAATAACATGGCAGAGGAGATTCAACGTCGTATTACCCAATTAGCAGAGGCGTTTGAGCAGAAACAGCAATTTGTGGATAACTTAGCTCATGAGATACGTACCCCTCTTACTTCAGTTTATGGGTTTGCTGAGTATATCCAGAAAACCACCATTAGCGATGAGGAAAAAATGTTTGCTGCCAGTTATATTATGTCCGAAAGCCAATACATGCTCAATATATCAAACCGGCTTTTAGAGCTAGCCACATTAAGAAATCAGGTAATTAAAATGAAAGTAGTCGATGTAAACAGTTTATTTGAACATTCACAGAAATCTCTTGCAGCAAAATTGGCTGAAAATCAAATATCACTTAAATGGAAAATTGATATTGATTCTACCTATGGAGATAAGGATTTACTACAGAGTTTGCTTGTCAATTTTACTGATAATGCAATAAAAGCCTGTAATCCTGGAGGTATTATTGTATGGAATGCTTATATTGAAAATGGCTGTAGAGTTTTATCTGTTCAGGATAATGGTTGGGGTATTCCACAAAATGAAATCAATAAAGTAACAGACCCGTTTTATCGGGTGGATAAATCACGCAACCGGGCAAAAGGTGGCGTAGGACTTGGACTTTCTATCTGTGAACAAATAGCTAATTGCCATAATGCTGTACTTTCAATCGAATCATTACCCAATGTTGGTACCATAGTAAAATTAACTTTTACAAGTCTATAA
- a CDS encoding MFS transporter, giving the protein MSAASTSSLYRNSVVQGILLSQIFLQIGIWVRNFSVLLFVVEMTGGDPFAVSMVSVAEFAPIFIFSFIGGTFADRWRPKRTMIWCDVLSAVSVFAVLLALIFGSWQTVFFTTLFSAILSQFSQPSGLKLFKMHLPAREIQAGMSLYQTIFAVFMVFGPVLGTFVFQTLGIYVAIAITGTTFLLSAAALLLLLPADIREESKVPASLLKEMVAGIRYLLSKKALTLLGACFLAAGLALGLIQPMGVFLVTERLGLEKEFLKWLLTVYGLGMIMGGGLAAVFAKAAAPQKLLIFGLFFDAIGIAICGISTTTWLTLAGQFVSGLVFPCISIGINTIMLQNTDQQFIGRVNGILSPLFTGAMVITMGMAGLLKKIFSLVAIYEAAGMLFIISLLFILPLYGLPATQPSNCLPEQENG; this is encoded by the coding sequence TTGTCTGCAGCATCCACATCCAGCCTATATCGCAATAGCGTTGTGCAAGGCATCCTGTTATCACAAATCTTTTTACAAATCGGGATCTGGGTACGCAATTTCTCCGTGTTGCTGTTTGTAGTGGAAATGACGGGCGGGGATCCCTTCGCCGTTTCAATGGTTTCGGTTGCCGAGTTCGCGCCCATCTTTATCTTCTCGTTTATCGGGGGCACCTTTGCCGACCGCTGGCGGCCCAAACGGACGATGATCTGGTGCGATGTCTTGAGCGCCGTTTCGGTATTTGCCGTATTGCTGGCGCTGATTTTCGGCTCCTGGCAGACTGTTTTTTTCACCACCCTGTTTTCGGCGATATTGTCTCAATTCTCGCAGCCGTCCGGGCTAAAGCTGTTTAAAATGCATTTACCCGCCCGGGAGATACAGGCCGGCATGTCGCTTTACCAAACCATTTTTGCAGTATTTATGGTTTTTGGACCGGTGCTGGGCACCTTTGTATTTCAAACCCTGGGCATTTATGTGGCCATTGCTATAACGGGAACCACTTTCCTGCTGTCTGCCGCTGCCCTGTTATTGCTGTTGCCGGCCGATATCAGGGAGGAAAGCAAAGTGCCTGCGTCACTCCTAAAAGAGATGGTGGCGGGGATTCGTTACCTGCTCTCCAAGAAAGCGCTCACGCTGCTTGGGGCCTGTTTCTTGGCTGCCGGCCTGGCACTGGGATTAATCCAGCCGATGGGTGTGTTCCTGGTTACGGAACGACTCGGACTGGAAAAGGAATTTTTAAAATGGCTGCTGACCGTCTACGGGCTGGGGATGATTATGGGCGGCGGACTGGCCGCGGTTTTCGCCAAAGCAGCAGCACCGCAAAAACTGCTTATCTTCGGTCTGTTCTTCGATGCCATCGGTATAGCGATATGTGGTATATCGACGACAACGTGGCTGACCTTGGCGGGACAGTTTGTCAGCGGCCTGGTATTCCCCTGTATCTCCATAGGCATCAACACAATAATGCTGCAAAACACTGATCAACAGTTTATTGGCCGGGTCAACGGCATTCTAAGCCCTCTGTTTACCGGGGCCATGGTTATCACAATGGGCATGGCGGGCCTGCTCAAAAAAATCTTTTCTCTGGTTGCCATATATGAAGCGGCTGGAATGCTGTTTATCATAAGCCTTTTATTTATCCTGCCGTTGTATGGCCTGCCGGCTACCCAGCCAAGTAACTGCCTGCCCGAGCAGGAAAATGGATAG